In Trifolium pratense cultivar HEN17-A07 linkage group LG7, ARS_RC_1.1, whole genome shotgun sequence, a genomic segment contains:
- the LOC123895658 gene encoding LOW QUALITY PROTEIN: pentatricopeptide repeat-containing protein At1g59720, chloroplastic/mitochondrial-like (The sequence of the model RefSeq protein was modified relative to this genomic sequence to represent the inferred CDS: deleted 1 base in 1 codon) has protein sequence MSLTVATTNNLTHINRLLNQSNVISHSHLKQIHAQILRTIHANHPQSLFLRTKLLHHYSFTNLNYTTHLFHHFNNPNSFMWNILIRTYAKTTNHKNHAIVLYKEMMMEQENEVFPDKHTYPFVLKACAYLFALFEGKQVHAHVLKLGFELDTYICNSLIHFYASCGCLEIAQKVFEKMRERRNEVSWNVMIDSYAKVGEYDTVLKMFCEMMKVHEPDCYTMQSVISACAGLGALSLGMWVHAYVLKKCDKNVACNVLVNSCLVDMYCKCGSLKIAKQVFEGMSYKDVNSWNSIILGFAMHGKAEEALDYFVGMAKVEKCVPNSITFVGVLSACNHSGMVNEGVMYFEMMTKEYNIEPSLVHYGCLVDLYARAGNIQEALNVVSEMPMKPDAVIWRSLLDTCCKQNASVELSEEMANHVFESEGSVCGGAYVLMSKVYASASRWNDVGLVRKLMNDKGVSKEPGCSLIEINGVAHEFFAGDTTHPQSKDIYKFMNDIEEKLESIGYLPDYSGAPLIDEINEGKQNLCMRLHSERLAIAYGILNSKPGMPIRLFKNLRVCNDCHKVTKLISRIYNVEIIVRDRVRFHHFKDGSCSCMDYW, from the exons ATGTCCTTAACCGTTGCAACAACCAACAACCTCACACACATTAATCGCTTGTTAAACCAATCCAATGTTATATCTCACTCTCACCTCAAACAAATTCATGCTCAAATACTTCGCACCATTCACGCCAATCATCCACAATCCCTTTTTCTACGCACCAAACTTCTTCACCATTACTCCTTCACAAATCTCAACTACACTACACATCTTTTTCATCACTTTAACAACCCAAATTCCTTCATGTGGAACATTCTCATACGAACCTACGCTAAAACcacaaatcataaaaatcatgCTATTGTTCTTTACAAAGAAATGATGATGGAACAAGAAAATGAAGTTTTTCCTGATAAACACACTTACCCATTTGTTCTTAAAGCTTGTGCTTACTTGTTTGCGTTATTTGAAGGGAAACAGGTTCATGCACATGTTTTGAAACTTGGGTTTGAGTTAGATACTTATATTTGTAATAGTTTGATTCATTTCTATGCTTCTTGTGGGTGTTTGGAAATTGCACAGAAAGTGTTTGAGAAAATGCGTGAAAGGAGGAATGAGGTTTCATGGAATGTAATGATTGATTCTTATGCTAAAGTTGGAGAGTATGATActgttttgaaaatgttttgtgAGATGATGAAGGTACATGAACCTGATTGTTACACAATGCAGAGTGTTATTAGTGCTTGTGCTGGTTTAGGTGCTCTTTCATTGGGTATGTGGGTTCATGcttatgttttaaaaaagtGTGACAAGAATGTGGCTTGTAATGTTTTGGTTAATTCTTGTTTGGTTGATATGTATTGCAAATGTGGATCTCTGAAAATTGCTAAGCAGGTGTTTGAAGGAATGTCATATAAAGATGTGAATTCATGGAATTCAATAATATTGGGTTTTGCCATGCATGGCAAAGCTGAGGAAGCTTTGGATTATTTTGTCGGTATGGCGAAGGTAGAAAAATGTGTGCCTAATTCTATCACTTTTGTCGGTGTGTTGAGTGCGTGCAATCATAGTGGAATGGTTAATGAAGGGGTGATGTATTTTGAAATGATGACTAAGGAATACAATATTGAACCAAGTTTGGTGCATTATGGATGTCTTGTTGATCTTTATGCTAGAGCAGGAAATATCCAAGAGGCTTTAAATGTGGTCTCAGAAATGCCTATGAAACCAGATGCTGTAATTTGGAGGAGTCTTTTAGATACTTGTTGTAAGCAAAATGCAAGTGTTGAGCTAAGCGAAGAAATGGCAAATCATGTTTTTGAGTCTGAGGGTAGTGTTTGTGGCGGTGCTTATGTGCTTATGTCAAAAGTGTATGCTTCGGCTAGTAGGTGGAATGATGTAGGTTTGGTCAGAAAGCTTATGAATGATAAGGGTGTGAGTAAAGAGCCTGGTTGTAGTTTAATAGAGATAAATGGTGTTGCTCATGAATTTTTTGCTGGGGACACCACTCATCCACAGAGTAAAGATATATATAAGTTTATGAATGATATTGAGGAGAAGCTAGAATCAATAGGGTATTTACCTGATTATTCAGGTGCACCTTTGATTGATGAGATTAATGAAGGGAAACAGAAT CTATGTATGAGGTTGCATAGTGAGAGATTGGCTATAGCTTATGGCATTTTGAATTCAAAACCAGGCATGCCAATAAGACTATTTAAGAATCTTAGAGTGTGTAATGATTGTCACAAGGTTACTAAATTAATATCCAGAATTTACAATGTGGAGATAATTGTAAGAGATCGTGTTCGATTTCATCACTTTAAAGATGGGAGTTGTTCTTGTATGGACTATTGGTGA